The DNA segment CAAGAGGCCCCAACATAGGCCAGGCCCCATGGCCTGGGTCAGGTGGGTTTAAGGCAGCCAGATCTGGTAGGAGCTGTGAAGGGAGGAGCTGCTCAGAGTCCAGGAATCTGAAGCCAGGCTGGTCTTTGGAGAGAGACCCCAAGGCCCTCCAGGAGTGCTGCTCATCTTTCCTTGGTCCCACACTAATCCTTTCTGTCCATAGTCAACTTGGCTTAGCAAAGCTGGGTCCCTAAGATCCTCTTAAGAAAAAGCTGAAATTCATGGCTGTAGAGTAAGAAAAGTAGTCAGTCTTCTTCCCACGGAAGTTATGGGCATGTCCCTTGGTACCTCCTAGAAGATATGCTTTAGTGTTTGGGCTTTGGAGAGTGTGGTGCTGCTATCTTCCTTTCATCATGAGGCCGGCTGCGAGTTTTTCCTTCAGGTGCTGCTGAATGCTTCTGGTTCCTGGCCTTGGCCGTGCTCGACTCCTCTGATGACTGCTTAGCTGAGCCCCGTCTACCAGTTGAATTGCGGGCTCTGTAGCTGTACACAGACATGTAGTCCTTGCTGGTGAGTGGGCAGAAGCGCACAGTGTGGGCATTGTCTTGGGTGGCTCTGCACTGTGGGCACACATATTTTCTCAGGATGGGGCATACCACCCGGCCTTTCTCATCCTTCAGCATGTGGGACATGTAGATGTTTCGAGACTCCCCATTGTGCTTGCAAAAAGAGCAGAGGACATTCTTATGGCGCCAGCCTTCCTGCCTTACgctggggctgggggctgggctTGGCTCTGGCTCTACCTGCTGGGGCTCCAGCTTCTTCTGCTTGAGAGCACACACCACACTGGCAAGTCCTAGATAATCCCTCCACAGATTGAAGACCTCCATCTAAATTGAGGACCCTACAGTGCAGGCCACCAGCCCTGGTAGGGAAAGATGACGGGATCCAATAACaggtatttcttttctctctctcttcccctttggaaaaaaggaaagaaaaaatactttgtaacaaatatgcctagttaggcaaaacaaattcccacattggccatgtcctgAAATGGATGTCACTCTGTATCTCAACCATCTGTTTTTCCACAAGCCCTTGAAAAAGGAAATGTGCCCTAGAAGTCTCTTGGAGTACATGTTTAAACTAGCAGTCTCCTATTGGGCAAGATGTCTCCTCATCTTCTGATAACATATCTGCCAATCTGCCCAACAAATGACCTCGGGTGTTCTGAATGTGTTCTGACATGGCCTTATCGATTTACCTTCATTCTTTTATTCAGGATTCAGTAGTTCACACACATTTAATCTTGGTATGTAATCTTTTTCTACACTatctggcttcctggctgttccatgaacaagacactccatttctctgctccaggcatcctctctgtctgtcccccatgcttgaaatgctctccctcctttgctcTGACTACtgtcctccctggcttcctttcagtctcaactaaaatcccaccttctacaggaagcctttcataACTCCACTTAATtcagtgctttccttctgttaattatttcctatttgtcacatatatacatataaatgatatacacacacacacacacacacacacacacacatatcttgatttgtttgcatattttctcccatattagactgtaaactccttgagggaagggactatcttttgccccttttttatccccagtgcttagtttATGTTAGTTGATCAATATCATCATGGGTGAGGCATATAGACCACAGCACTCCATGATGATACCATTGACTAATAGCTTTTTCTCACCTATGCTTCTCAGAATCACTTCCTCAAATATTCAGTTCATGCGCCATATCCTACAGACTTCTCCTGATCCCCTTAGTTCTTAGGGCTCTCTCCTTAAATGATCACATATCAGTTTACATGTTGTATcatgcctctccctctctcccccatgtTTTTGCACCTTCAGCAcctagcaccatgcctggtacatagttgtcatctaataaatgcttctccaaTTGGATTGGAAGTAATTTGCCCCATATCACCCAGAAAGTAATAGTAGAACTGAGATGTATAGCTCCTCACACTTGGAACAAATAACCTGGAAAACTTGAGCATTTTCACATTATGTAAGTCACATCAAAATTCCCTGCTTGGCCAAACCTCTTAAGTTCTGAAGAAGCCAGAATGTTAATTTATCGGCTTCCTGTACgcttctgtcagtcagtcaatcaataaatatttattaagcacctactatgcgccaggcactgtactaaatgctgaggatacaaagaaacacaaaagatagtccctgctttcaagtttaatgagggagacaatttgcaaacaattatgcacaaacaagatacagacaggataaattggagataaccaaaggagagaaggcactagaattaagaggggttaggaaaggtttcctgtagaagatgggattttagcaggaacttgaaggaagttagggaaacCAAGAAACGGACACAAGGAGGGAGATGATTGCAGGTATGGCAGATTGCCAGCGAAAATGCACTGAGTTGGAAGATCTTGTttgagtgtcttgtttgtggaacagccaggaggccagtgtcactgtattaaagagtatgtgttggggagaaaggtataagaagactggaaggtaagaGAGGGGGCTGTGAAGGATTTTGAACAACAAATAGAAAGTTGtatattatattctggaggtgATTTGGGAGCCACATTGATTGAATAGGAGGAGGTGATATggacagacctgtgctttagagaGATCActctgacagctgagtggaggatgggctggagtggaaagagacttgagtcaggcagCCCTGCcggtaggctattgcaatagtccaggtataaggtgatgagggcctgcacgagggtggtggcagtgccagaggaAACAAGGATGACACTTAgttatgagcctgggtgactgggaggatagtaaTACTCTCAACAAAagtagggaagttaagaagagaggaaggtttggggggaaaaggtaataagttcagttttggatatactGAGCTTAAGATGTATacagggcaaaaaaaaagatatatacagggcaTCCAGTTTGAGACAGCCAATAGGCATCtagagatgtgagactagaggtcagcaaagaggttagggttggattaggaaatctgagaatcatcagcatacagatgatgggagctgatgagatcaccaagtgaaacattatatggagagaagagggcccagaacagagtcCCACAGTTGGTGggaatgacctggatgaagatctaacaaagaagactgagaagggatggtcagagaggtagaaggagaaccaggagagaatggtgtcctgaaaacctagagagaagagagtatcaaggagaagagggtgatcaaaggctacagagatggatgaggattgagaaaaaaaggatttggcgatcagagatcattggtaattttggtcAGAACAGTCGCGATGAAATTGtgagattggaagccagactgtagggaactaagaagagagtgagaggagagaaagtaaaggCGCCATCTTGGTTGactaccttctcaaggagtttagtcacaaaagACAGGAGACATATGAGACAATAAtcagcagggatggaaggatcaagtgatagcttttttaaggatggagaagaCACATGCATGTTTGTAGAGGGAAGGAAGCTGCCatgagggagagattgaaggtgAGTGAGAGAGTGGGGACAATGGCagaggcaatctgctggagaagacggGATGAAATGCGATCACTTGTGCACGTGGAGGGGTTTGCCTTGAGGGGAAGGAAGTGGCAGAAGGCTCAGGGTGATGGGagataaagaggaggaggaggaggaagagagggagctcTTAAGTgaatggtctcatttttttcagtaaaatactgaggcaaggttctcagctgaaagggtggggggggggagccaTGGGCCATTTAGGAAGGGATAAAAAAGTTTGGAGGAGCCGCTGTGgtaagtgggatagtgagttagagaggtataaaaggattgccttacaGCAGCAATGGCCCAGTtaaaattatattacataaatttgtaatggacccagtcagcacagtttcatgatttcctccagctTGGTTCAGCCCCATGAGAATAAAAGTGAAGGTATCAGATGGTCTTAATTCTCATTTTCCAACTGGTACATCATAGTGATGTAAGCTTTGCctatttctttccccctttccaatATGAATAACTGAGGAAAAGCAAAGTGTGTGCATCCCCAGCGGACATTTGCATGGTGAGAGGTGAGGTGGTAACTGGGAGAGACTAAAGAAGATAGAAAGGAGAAGGGGCTGTGGGGAGAAAGCagggaaaataaagaggaaagggaggacaACAGGAGAGATTTCTGCCCTGATCTTTGACTAGGTAGGTGGCACTGAATGGAGGACTTTATAAAGACAAATGGCCCAACTGCCAGAATTCTCTGCTCTGAGAAACTGAAGAGAAAATGAGTCATACAGTTGAGCCATGCAGGgtagaaggatggagggaaagagaagaatatgCCAACCagctcccttccctgcccttccaACCTGTAGGGAGTAGGCTCATTGCAGAGAGTCAAGACCAGATTTGCTTTTCCTCAGTTACTCAAGACCAGATTTGTGGGGAAGGACTCCATTCCTTCATCTTGGAACTAGAGTGATACAGTATCTCTCTAATacaccccctttcctcttctgacactgccacccctctGGCAtaggccctcctcacctcacacctagatAACTGAatatatttggttaaaaaaaagttgaaaaaaatgtttttcctagTTCTGACAATGGTCGAAGTGAAGTTGGCATTTCAGTGTAATATAAAATGATGTTGTAATTTGTAATGTAAAATTGGACTCATGgtacatagagctggaagggaccttgcagACCATTTTACTccacccttctcattttagagaggccTAGAACAGTGAAGTGGCTTCTTCCAGGGCACAGAGGTTCTAAGCGGCACTTCCATAGGTCCAAGTCCATTACTGTTAATGCTATCATGGAACTGCCCGTAACAATGGCCACAATACTTGCATGCAGTTGGGACAGCCCTTCATTGATCTGGTTGAAGTGCAATTCACTATTGTGAATTTTTCTGTACAACAAATGGATTTTTTCCAGTCCTTGTTGAGATGTAATTGCTGTGTTTTCTCACTAAAAATCACAAACCCTTGAGTGAAACTTCAAGAATAATGGAAGAGGCAGACTCCTCATCCAGCCCCATAGCTTCATCACTTCTCTTTACATATAGTGATTAGGATGTGATGAGGGTCCTCAGACTATCTATCCCTTTGTGAGAATTATGCTCACCGGCCCTAACCAATAATGGGGcaagggaggaggagggtggaGGAAACTGGAGACCCAGAGGTAATTACTCCttaaggaggggagaaagaaaaatatatgccACCCAAGTCTCTTCCTACCCTTCCAAGTAGTAGGGAGTTGCAAGGGTATGATGAATTGTTACTTGTATTGTATAATGACCAAAGCTCTCCATTAGGATTTTTCCACATCATATGCAAGTTAAAAGACAATTTAAGAAGCTGTTGGCACTTTGTGCTTAGTAATGTGGCTGGCTAGTGAGTATTGAATATCTTCTTGAAGCCCTGATAACCAATCAAGATTTATGTTTGCTAGGGTTGGACTTGGGTAGTCCAGGTAAATACCAGTGACTGGTACTCCAAAGGGCTGCCTACTCTCTGGAACTTTGGGAAGTATTGTGCTTAAAgggtttaaatttgcattttctaGGTCACTGACAGAAATTTGTTCAGATTGGAAATGGCAAGTGAACAGCCAGACTTCCTTCTTTCAATCCCATTCAATCCAACATAAAGCATGGAATACTACAGCTTCCAAAAATTAAACCTGGGGGTCACCCAAAGGGTGACATGCATGATGAGAGTTATggttactttcttttcctttgggggATCTCTagatttgcaatatttttttgaCATTGGTTGATGTTTCCTTTGATTTACTCAAATCTCTCTAACTGTAGTTCTCCAATTGGGTCTATGCATCCATTCCAGGCTTTGCTCCCAGGTGCACTTTGCTTTTGGGTCAGGTGGTCAGCCCTGTGTGGGCCCATCTTGGGTTCCTGTGTGGGCCCACCTTGGGTTCCTGTGCTGACTTCCACCTCCTGGGGTGAGGCCctagcagagatgaggaaactccttgaggAGTTTGACAGAACACATTCTTTTATgaaggagatttgttctatgaagtttggattcagtcaaagggttgtacttgaggatctagagggtcacatgtggtctcagggccacaggttccccatccctgctacTGAATCTTTGAGGCTCAGAGCACTGGATCTTTAAGGCCCTCTCTGGCATCTCAGGACCAAGTATTAGGGATCTCAGAACCCTTGGGTCTCGGTTGTCTGAGCACTGAAGCACTATACTGGCTTGGTCACTACCAATTCCAGGcatttctaaggcccctccagtCTCTGATCATGCTGGAAGGCTACTCTGAATTAACTGACTTTGTTTTTGCTAGTAGCCCCTTCTCCTAAGTGTCCTAGGGATTCTGGCTGACATCTTGTATAGTCCTGGCCTGAAAGAAGTACTTACTGTAACTTCTCATCGGAGTTCTTCATCACCGTTCAGTCTGATGTGGACTTCAGTGTTTTGCTACGGTAACGACATGGGAGCCTGCCTCCTGTTCGGGCAGCCATGTGGGCAAGAAGCACTTTTGTTCAATGTTCTGTAATCATAACTACAGGTGTATTCAACTTTCTGGTAACCATAATTTATACAAGAACACTATGCTCTTTTGTTTCTAGAACTTTTCTAAATGAAATCTAGTATTTTGTTGGCCTTTTGGGAGAAAGTAACAAATTCCATAGGGATcaaagtctcctttgctggatcctcatacAGATCACTCCCTCTAACTATAGGTGTCCCTTGGGGTcttgtcctgggccctctctcttctctctctatactacttcacttggtgagctcatcagctcccatgcatTTACTTACCGCCTCTatcctgatgattctcagatctcccTTCCTTGCCCCGACTCCTCTGTtgatctccaactgcctttagGATGtctgaactggatgtccagtaaccaccttaaaatcaacatgtccaaaagagaactcattatcatttATTCTTAAAGCTTCCTCCCATTACCACTTTCCCTATTATTGTACAGGGCGACACCAAACTCTCAGGCCCACAGACTCACACCCTAGGAGGGATCCTGGagttctcactctctctcattgcCCATTTCCAAGCTGTTACCAAGGTCTATCTATTTTGCCTTGCAACATCTTTTGAatatgcctccctctctcctctgacactgccacccctctGGCAtaggccctcctcacctcacacctagattaCTGCAGTACCTGCTGGagggtcagcctgcctcaagtctctccccactccaacccatcctccattcaggtgccaaagtgattttcctaaagcaccgcTCCAACCATGTCAACCCCCTACTCAAagcccagtggctccctattacctccagagtcaaatataaagtcctctaaCATTCACAAGCTGTCCCCTCCCAACCTTTCCCTTTACTCTCCTTCATGAACTCTAAGATCTAGCCATATAGGTCTACTTTGCTcttctcacacatgacactcccatttcccacctccatgcctttgcactggctgtccccatgcctggaatgctcttcctcctcacctcagcctcttagtttccctggctttcttcaagattcaattcaagtctcatcttcttctggaagcctttcccagttcccccAGCTCTTAGGTCCTTCTGCTCTGAGCTTACCTTTGAGTTAGTCTGGATAGATCTTAaatgtacctagttattttcaCATTGTCACActggttagaatgtaagctcctcgaaggcaagAGTTtttgcataatgcctggcacatagtaggggctcaataaatgcttgttgactgactgagcaATGTCAAACGTTATACacgaggctttaaaaaaaaaagaagtcctatTAATACATTTCCAAACTAGGAAGAACAATGAGATGTTCCTCTTACTGCACACAGTAGGAAAGCATGTCCTTTTCTATTCCTGGGAAACAGCAAGACCTGAatatatttggttaaaaaaaaagttgaaaaaatgtttttcctaGTTCTGACAATGGTCGAAGTGAAGTTGGCATTTCAGTGTGATATAAAATGCTGTTGTGATTTGTAATATAAAATTGGACTCATGgttcatagagctggaagagaccttgcaGACCATTTTACTccacccttctcattttagagaggccTAGAACAGTGAAGTGGCTTCTTCCAGGGCACAGAGGTTCTAAGCGGCACTTCCATAGGTCCAAGTCCATTACTGTTAATGCTATCATGGAACTGCCCGTAACAATGGCCACAATACTTGCATGCAGTTGGGACAGCCCTTCATTGATCTGGTTGAAGTGCAATTCACTATTGTGAATTTTTCTGTACAACAAATGGATTTTTTCCAGTCCTTGTTGAGATGTAATTGCTGTGTTTTCTCACTAAAAATCACAAACCCTTGAGTGAAACTTCAAGAATAATGGAAGAGGCAGACTCCTCATCCAGCCCCATAGCTTCATCACTTCTCTTTACATATAGTGATTAGGATGTGATGAGGGTCCTCAGACTATCTATCCAGTCCCTTTGTGAGAATTATGCTCACCGGCCCTAACCAATAATGGGACAAGGGAGGAGGAGGGTAGGGGAAactggaggggagaaagagaaatatatgcCACCCAAGTCTCTTCCTACCCTTCCAAGTAGTAGGGAGTTGCAAGGGTATGATGAATTGTTACTTGTATTATATAATGACCAAAGCTCTCCATTAGGATTTTTCCACATCATATGCAAGTTAAAAGACAATTTAAGAAGCTGTTGGCACTTTGTGCTTAGTAATGTGGCTGGCTAGTGAGTATTGAATATCTTCTTGAAGCCCTGATAACCAATCAAGATTTATGTTTGCTAGGGTTGGACTTGGGTAGTCCAGGTAAATACCAGTGACTGGTACTCCAAAGGGCTGCCTACTCTCTGGAACTTTGGGAAGTATTGTGCTTAAAgggtttaaatttgcattttctaGGTCACTGACAGAAATTTGTTCAGACTGGAAATGGCAAGTGAACAGCCAGACTTCCTTCTTTCAATCccattcaatccaacaaactCCCTGATCTAGAAAACCAATCTATGCTGTAAAGCATAGAATACTACAGCCTCCAAAAATTAAACCTGTGGGTCACCCAAAGGGTGACATGCATGATGAGAGTTACggttactttcttttcctttgggggATCTCTagatttgcaatattttttttgacATTGGTTGATGTTTCTTTTGATTTACTCAAATCTCTCTAGCTGTAGTTCTCCAATTGGGTCTATGCATCCATTCCAGGCTTTGCTCCCAGGTGCACTTTGCTTTTGGGTCAGGTGGTCAGCCCTGTGTGGGCCCATCTTGGGTTCCTGTGTGGGCCCACCTTGGGTTCCTGTGCTGACTTCCACCTCCTGGGGTGAGGCCctagcagagatgaggaaactccttgaggAGTTTGACAGAACACATTCTTTTATgaaggagatttgttctatgaagtttggattcagtcaaagggttgtacttgaggatctagagggccacatgtggtctcagggccacaggttccccatccctgctacTGAATCTTTGAGGCTCAGAGCACTGGATCTTTAAGGCCCTCTCTGGCATCTCAGGACCAAGTATTAGGGATCTCAGAACCCTTGGGTCTCGGTTGTCTGAGCACTGAAGCACTATACTGGCTTGGTCACTACCAATTCCAGGCATTTCCAAGGCCCCTCCAGTCTCTGATCATGCTGGAAGGCTACTCTGAATTAACTGACTTTGTTTTTGCTAGTAGCCCCTTCTCCTAAGTGTCCTAGGGATTCTGGCTGACATCTTGTATAGTCCTGGCCTGAAAGAAGTACTTACTGTAACTTCTCATCGGAGTTCTTCATCACCGTTCAGTCTGATGTGGACTTCAGTGTTTTGCTACGGTAACGACATGGGAGCCTGCCTCCTGTTCGGGCAGCCATGTGGGCAAGAAGCACTTTTGTTCAATGTTCTGTAATCATAACTACAGGTGTATTCAACTTTCTGGTAACCATAATTTATACAAGAACACTATGCTCTTTTGTTTCTAGAACTTTTCTAAATGAAATCTAGTATTTTGTTGGCCTTTTAGGAGAAAGTAACAAATTCCATAGGGATcaaagtctcctttgctggatcctcatacAGATCACTCCCTCTAACTATAGGTGTCCCTTGGGGTcttgtcctgggccctctctcttctctctctatactacttcacttggtgagctcatcagctcccatgcatTTACTTACCGCCTCTatcctgatgattctcagatctcccTTCCTTGCCCCGACTCCTCTGTtgatctccaactgcctttagGATGtctgaactggatgtccagtaaccaccttaaaatcaacatgtccaaaagagaactcattatcatttATTCTTAAAGCCTTCTCCCACCACCACTTTCCCTATTATTGTACAGGGCGACACCAAACTCTCAGGCCCACAGACTCACACCCTAGGAGGGATCCTGGagttctcactctctctcattgcCCATTTCCAAGCTGTTACCAAGGTCTATCTATTTTgccttgcaacatctcttgaatatgcctccctctctcctctgacactgccacccctctGGCAtaggccctcctcacctcacacctagattaCTGCAGTACCTGCTGGagggtcagcctgcctcaagtctctccccactccaacccatcctccatttaggtgccaaagtgattttctataAGAGCAGACccctttataacctagtcccttcctacctttccagtcttcttataccttaccccTGCCATGTACTTTTCTATCCAGTGGctctggcctcctttctgttccatgaacaagacactatTTCTTAGCTCTggttattttctctggctgtcctccatgcctggaatgttttccctcctcctctctatctcctggtttccttggtttccttgaagtcccaattaaaatctcaatttctacaggaagctttttccaACCCTTCTTTATTCAagtgccttccttccctctgttaattgtttcctatttatcctatatatagcttgtttatacatatttgcttgtttgttgtatcttgttttaaaatgtgagctctttgagggtagagactgtcttttgccttctcttGTATACCCAACACTtagcctgacacagagtaggagcttaataaacgtttactgACTATCACATATCTTGAGTGAGAAGGGGACTCAAAGGCTACCTagttcaattttacagatgaagaaactgaggcatagggaaattaagtcacttgtccaaagttacataggtagcattagaggcagaatttgaacccagatcctctgattccacagtcagttctctttccattgttaGTTAATATCTTCAGGGAAATATAACTCCaagcttccttttctttgttgtaATTGTGATCTGTAGCCTAGCACCTCAAGCTTAGGGCTTATATAGATTGCATTCAATTTTGGGGGTGACCCTAAAGAATTACTCTCTCTTTGGCTCATGCTATTCCTGCCCAGAGTTGATTATGAGAAATCTCAGAATATAGCTTGAATTTAACTCACAGCTACATCCGCCAAAATGTAGGTAAAAGGGTAACCAGTTCCCACACAAGCATTCAAGACCCAGGACAGCTTGTATTCCAATTCACAGAAAATTCAGAAAACTAATACGTAAAGGATTCACAGCAGCCTATTAACAAAAGACAtagttctcttccctccccagtgaGTTCCACCTTTCTCCAAGGTCTTAAAATCCTCCAAACTCATAGTTCTACCACGTCATTTGGACTTCTCTAAGAAGGGGGAATAAACTTGTGATTGCCATGTAGGATTCTGCCACTCTCTCCAACATTCCCATGAGTCCTACTTTCCTACCCAGGAACCCATACAAACATGCAACCTTTAGTGACTTGGACTCCCTTCTGGAAGGAAATGAACTTGGGGTTGGTAAAGAGGCAGCTTTCTCTCCAATTGAACCTGCAGTAATAAAATAATTCATGATAACAGTAGAGAGCAAagatcaaatttttttctttcttatattttgaTTTAGACTCCTCtgttgctctttttaaaaaagttttttagatttttttatttttagttcacaacacttagttccacaaatttttgagttccaaattttcttcccctctctcccttcccccctcctcccctagatggcatggaatctgatatatggtctacatatacctttgcattaaacttatttacacaatagtcaagttgtaaagaagaacgatgaccaatggaatgaatcaggagaaagaagaaacaagaccaaaaaagagagagagagcaaatagtttgcctcagtctgcattcagactccatagttctctctctggatgtagatagctctctccatcatgagtcctttggagttgtctttgaacctcgtattgctgagaagagtcaagtctatcaaggttagtcatcacagaatcaatatgtctgtggttgtgtacaatgttctcctggttctgctcctctccctcAGCATCAtgtcatataggtctttccaggttattatgaagtccgtatgttccccatttcttgtagcacaatagtattccattacattcatataccacaacttgttcagccattccccaattgatgggcatccccttgatttccaattcattgctactacaaaaagagcagctacaaatatttttgtacatacaggtggGTCCCTTTACTCTATTGCTCTTCTAACTTGAGAGTCATATGCATGGTTCCTTGGAATGTGAAAGGATGGGACTAttgtgggaggaaggaaaaaatagataagttaggaaaagtggaaagaggctttctttacttttattattCCAAAGTACCTCTGATATTGGCTTGTGACCTTGAACTCTTTAGGTTTCAACTCTTCTCTCTAGGGTTTTAAATTTTAACACTTATATAAC comes from the Trichosurus vulpecula isolate mTriVul1 unplaced genomic scaffold, mTriVul1.pri scaffold_81_arrow_ctg1, whole genome shotgun sequence genome and includes:
- the LOC118833388 gene encoding nanos homolog 3-like, which translates into the protein MEVFNLWRDYLGLASVVCALKQKKLEPQQVEPEPSPAPSPSVRQEGWRHKNVLCSFCKHNGESRNIYMSHMLKDEKGRVVCPILRKYVCPQCRATQDNAHTVRFCPLTSKDYMSVYSYRARNSTGRRGSAKQSSEESSTAKARNQKHSAAPEGKTRSRPHDERKIAAPHSPKPKH